The genomic stretch TTTCGCCAGGTACCGTGTGCCTTCCGGCAACGACGGAAGTTGACTGCGGGCGTTTCCCGACACAATGAGGACAGGCGCCACCGGGTCAAGCCGAAGAACCTCTTGGGCAACCTCGATGCCGCTAACGCCATTCGGCATGCTCACATCCGTAACCACGGCGTCGTATTGCTCTTCCTGAAGAGCTCGCATCGCCGCCACTCCATCCTCGGCAAAGCGCACACTGAAGCCGTGGATTCGAAGCCCCTGGCCCACAAGTAGCCGGGTGTCAGCTTCGTCCTCAACAAACAGAATTCGCATTCCCCTCCCTCAGGTGGCGATCTTGTGCCACCTGAAAATTGCACCCGTGAGATCGGTACGCTAGAGCCTCAACGGTCATGCACACGTGCAGCCGGGCTGAAGTGTA from Lysobacter auxotrophicus encodes the following:
- a CDS encoding response regulator, whose product is MRILFVEDEADTRLLVGQGLRIHGFSVRFAEDGVAAMRALQEEQYDAVVTDVSMPNGVSGIEVAQEVLRLDPVAPVLIVSGNARSQLPSLPEGTRYLAKPYRFAELVLVLREMISGRIS